The Brachyhypopomus gauderio isolate BG-103 chromosome 2, BGAUD_0.2, whole genome shotgun sequence genome contains a region encoding:
- the ppfia1 gene encoding liprin-alpha-1 isoform X13, giving the protein MMCEVMPTISESEVGSNGSGRGSGSPLQSDSEGHFESLMVSMLEERDRLLETLRETQENLGLTQSKLHEISHERDSLQRQLNTALPQEFAALTKEVNMCREQLLEREEEIAELKAERNNTRLLLEHLECLVSRHERSLRMTVVKRQAQSPAGVSSEVEVLKALKSLFEHHKALDEKVRERLRVALERCSALEEQLTVSHKEIALLREQNSQKKVLIDGTAEINHNSENSPSTNGKRSSDGSLGPDDELGKVAELQDVMDRQSKEMVQMKDRVVSLSNRVAELEEDLDTARKDLIKSEEMNTRLQRDLRESVAQKDDMEERITTLEKRYLGAQREATSVHDLNDKLENELANKDSLFRQTEEKNRQLQERLELAEQKLQQTIRKAETLPEVEAELAQRVAALTKAEERHGNVEERLRQMEAQLEEKNQELLRARQREKMNEEHNKRLSETVDRLLSESNERLQLHLKERMAALEDKNALIRELDHTKKLIEEAHHDKEQLLIQMETMRSEGEQDRSRSSSVLQQGRSHMGSTPDFRYPVSASSMMDSHSDHYGGALVLRRPQKGRAAALRDEPCKVQTLNEQEWERVQQANVLAKVAYAFESDVDVSDVEDDRDTVFSSVDLLSPAGQADAQTLALMLQEQLDAINNEIRMIQEEKENTALRAEEIESRVGSGDSLGTRYRSVGSIPPSFPGSSLSGSSPPGSGHSTPRRAPRSPNREVDRMGVMTLPSDLRKHRRKPVPDDKATIRCETSPPSTPRSMRLSRGGHAASHEDIRDIRSPTALQDGQGSNPSSSNSSQDSLNKAAKKKSIKSSIGRLFGKKEKGRTGPPGPPSKDSPSQAGTPEAEGSQDPMVLSKLGGPGEKNRKLQKKHELLEEARRQGLPFAQWDGPTVVVWLELWVGMPAWYVAACRANVKSGAIMSALSDTEIQREIGISNPLHRLKLRLAIQEIMSLTSPSAPPTSRTSTGNVWVTHEEMESLAATPTTTLAYGDMNHEWIGNEWLPSLGLPQYRSYFMESLVDARMLDHLTKKDLRGQLKMVDSFHRNSFQCGVMCLRRLNYDRKELERRREEAQLEVRDVLVWSNERLMKWVQSMGLKEYASNLEESGVHGALLALDHTFDHNALALLLQIPTQNTQARAALEREYNNLLAMATERKLEEDDDKNFRRAPSWRKKFRPKDVRGFGASSADTLPASFRVTSSSTSPAMQPKKHQLDGSVSDSEMPSSDWELNEQGL; this is encoded by the exons CTGCTGCTGGAACATCTGGAGTGTCTGGTGTCCCGCCATGAGCGCTCTCTGAGGATGACGGTGGTGAAAAGGCAGGCCCAGTCTCCCGCcggcgtctccagcgaggtggAGGTCTTGAAGGCCCTGAAATCGCTCTTTGAACACCACAAAGCCCTGGACGAGAAG GTGAGGGAGAGATTGCGTGTTGCTCTGGAAAGGTGCAGTGCGTTGGAGGAACAGTTAACAGTGTCCCATAAAGAG ATCGCCCTGCTCCGAGAGCAGAACAGCCAGAAGAAGGTGCTGATCGACGGCACGGCAGAAATCAACCACAACTCTGAGAACTCTCCCAGCACCAATGGCAAG AGGTCGTCGGACGGCTCGCTGGGCCCTGACGACGAGCTGGGCAAAGTGGCGGAGCTGCAGGACGTGATGGACAGGCAGAGCAAGGAGATGGTGCAGATGAAAGATCGCGTGGTGTCCCTCAGCAACCGGGTGGccgagctggaggaggacctGGACACGGCCCGCAAAGACCTGATCAAATCAGAGGAGATGAACACGCGCCTGCAGAGAGACCTGCGTGAG TCGGTGGCGCAGAAGGACGACATGGAGGAACGCATCACCACCCTGGAGAAGCGCTACCTGGGGGCACAGAGAGAGGCCACGTCCGTGCACGACCTCAACGACAAGCTGGAGAACGAGCTTGCCAACAAGGACTCCCTCTTCCGCCAG ACGGAGGAGAAGAACAGGCAGCTGCAGGAGAGGCTGGAGCTGGCCGAGCAGAAGCTGCAACAGACCATCCGCAAGGCCGAGACGCTCCCCGAGGTGGAGGCGGAGCTTGCTCAGCGGGTCGCCGCCCTCACAAAG GCCGAGGAGCGTCACGGTAACGTGGAGGAGCGTCTGCGGCAGATGGAGGCTCAGCTGGAGGAGAAGAACCAGGAACTGCTCCGG GCTCGTCAGCGGGAGAAAATGAACGAGGAGCACAACAAGCGTCTGTCTGAGACGGTGGATAGGCTCCTCTCGGAGTCCAACGAGAGGCTACAACTCCATCTAAAGGAGAGGATGGCTGCCCTGGAGGACAAG AATGCCCTGATCCGGGAGCTGGATCACACAAAGAAATTGATCGAGGAGGCTCACCATGACAAA GAGCAGCTGCTGATCCAGATGGAGACAATGCGCTCGGAGGGCGAGCAAGACCGGAGCCGAAGCAGCTCCGTGCTGCAGCAGGG GCGGTCTCACATGGGTAGTACTCCAGATTTCAGGTACCCAGTGTCTGCGTCCTCTATGATGGACAGCCATTCAGACCACTACGGCGGCGCCCTGGTGCTCAGGCGGCCCCAGAAGGGGCGGGCCGCTGCCCTGCGTGACGAACCCTGCAAG GTACAGACTCTGAACGAGCAGGAGTGGGAGCGTGTACAGCAGGCCAACGTTTTGGCCAAGGTGGCCTACGCTTTCGAAAGCGACGTGGACGTCTCTGACGTGGAGGATGACCGAGACACGGTCTTCAGCTCGGTCGACCTGCTGTCCCCTGCTGGGCAGGCCGATGCACAAACCCTCGCCCTGATGCTACAGGAACAGCTGGACGCCATCAACAACGAGATAAG GATGAtccaggaggagaaggagaacacTGCGCTCCGCGCCGAGGAGATCGAGTCGCGGGTCGGCAGCGGCGACAGCCTCGGCACTCGCTACCGCTCCGTGGGCTCAATCCCGCCCTCCTTCCcaggctcctccctctctggCTCCTCCCCCCCGGGCTCGGGTCACTCCACCCCTCGACGGGCTCCACGCAGTCCAAACAGGGAGGTGGACCGCATGGGGGTCATGACGCTG CCTAGCGACTTGCGGAAGCATCGTAGGAAG CCCGTGCCAGACGACAAGGCCACCATCAGGTGTGAGACGTCTCCGCCGTCCACCCCCAGGTCCATGAGACTCAGTCGAGGAGGACACGCTGCCAGCCACGAGGACATCAGAGACATCCGAAG CCCTACAGCCCTGCAGGACGGTCAGGGCAGCAACCCTAGTAGCAGCAACAGCAGTCAAGACTCGCTCAACAAGGCTGCCAAGAAAAAGAGCATCAAGTCGTCTATCGGCCGTCTGTTCggcaagaaggagaaggggCGGACGGGTCCCCCAGGTCCCCCCAGCAAGGACTCCCCCAGCcaag CAGGGACTCCGGAGGCAGAGGGCTCCCAGGATCCCATGGTGCTCAGCAAGCTCGGTGGCCCTGGGGAAAAGAACAGGAAGCTGCAGAAGAA GCACGAGCTGCTGGAGGAGGCTCGCAGGCAGGGCCTGCCTTTCGCCCAGTGGGACGGGCCTACCGTGGTCGTCTGGCTGGAG tTGTGGGTGGGCATGCCCGCCTGGTACGTGGCGGCCTGCCGGGCCAACGTGAAGAGCGGAGCCATCATGTCGGCCCTGTCGGACACGGAGATCCAGAGGGAGATTGGCATCAGCAACCCCCTGCACCGCCTCAAACTGCGCCTGGCCATCCAGGAGATCATGTCCCTCACCAGCCCTTCAGCGCCCCCTACCTCCAGAACG TCCACGGGCAATGTTTGGGTTACACATGAGGAGATGGAGAGTCTGGCGGCCACGCCCACTACG ACTCTGGCCTACGGCGACATGAACCACGAGTGGATTGGTAACGAGTGGCTGCCCAGTCTGGGCCTGCCCCAGTACCGCAGCTACTTCATGGAGTCTCTGGTGGACGCACGCATGCTGGACCACCTCACCAAGAAGGACCTCAGAGGGCAGCTCAAGATGGTGGACAGCTTCCACAG GAATAGCTTCCAGTGCGGCGTGATGTGTTTGAGGCGTCTCAACTATGACCGTAAGGAGCTGGAGAGGCGGCGTGAGGAAGCCCAGcttgaggtcagag ATGTTCTGGTGTGGAGCAACGAGCGTCTGATGAAGTGGGTGCAGTCCATGGGCCTGAAGGAGTACGCTAGCAACCTGGAGGAGAGCGGCGTGCACGGGGCTTTGCTCGCACTGGACCACACGTTTGACCACAACGCACTGGCACTGCTgctgcaaatacccacacagaACACCCAG GCAAGAGCAGCACTGGAGAGGGAATACAACAACCTGCTGGCTATGGCAACAGAGAGAAAACTGGAGGAG GACGATGACAAGAATTTCCGACGAGCCCCTTCCTGGAGGAAGAAGTTCCGTCCTAAAGACGTGCGTGGCTTCGGGGCCAGCTCGGCCGACACGCTGCCAGCCAGCTTCAGGGTGAccagctcctccacctcccccgccATGCAGCCAAAGAAGCACCAGCTGGACG GCAGTGTCTCTGACAGCGAGATGCCCTCTTCAGACTGGGAGTTAAATGAACAAGGACTTTGA
- the ppfia1 gene encoding liprin-alpha-1 isoform X7: MMCEVMPTISESEVGSNGSGRGSGSPLQSDSEGHFESLMVSMLEERDRLLETLRETQENLGLTQSKLHEISHERDSLQRQLNTALPQEFAALTKEVNMCREQLLEREEEIAELKAERNNTRLLLEHLECLVSRHERSLRMTVVKRQAQSPAGVSSEVEVLKALKSLFEHHKALDEKVRERLRVALERCSALEEQLTVSHKEIALLREQNSQKKVLIDGTAEINHNSENSPSTNGKRSSDGSLGPDDELGKVAELQDVMDRQSKEMVQMKDRVVSLSNRVAELEEDLDTARKDLIKSEEMNTRLQRDLRESVAQKDDMEERITTLEKRYLGAQREATSVHDLNDKLENELANKDSLFRQTEEKNRQLQERLELAEQKLQQTIRKAETLPEVEAELAQRVAALTKAEERHGNVEERLRQMEAQLEEKNQELLRARQREKMNEEHNKRLSETVDRLLSESNERLQLHLKERMAALEDKNALIRELDHTKKLIEEAHHDKEQLLIQMETMRSEGEQDRSRSSSVLQQGRSHMGSTPDFRYPVSASSMMDSHSDHYGGALVLRRPQKGRAAALRDEPCKVQTLNEQEWERVQQANVLAKVAYAFESDVDVSDVEDDRDTVFSSVDLLSPAGQADAQTLALMLQEQLDAINNEIRMIQEEKENTALRAEEIESRVGSGDSLGTRYRSVGSIPPSFPGSSLSGSSPPGSGHSTPRRAPRSPNREVDRMGVMTLPSDLRKHRRKPVPDDKATIRCETSPPSTPRSMRLSRGGHAASHEDIRDIRSPTALQDGQGSNPSSSNSSQDSLNKAAKKKSIKSSIGRLFGKKEKGRTGPPGPPSKDSPSQAGTPEAEGSQDPMVLSKLGGPGEKNRKLQKKHELLEEARRQGLPFAQWDGPTVVVWLELWVGMPAWYVAACRANVKSGAIMSALSDTEIQREIGISNPLHRLKLRLAIQEIMSLTSPSAPPTSRTSTGNVWVTHEEMESLAATPTTEDDEGSWAQTLAYGDMNHEWIGNEWLPSLGLPQYRSYFMESLVDARMLDHLTKKDLRGQLKMVDSFHRNSFQCGVMCLRRLNYDRKELERRREEAQLEVRDVLVWSNERLMKWVQSMGLKEYASNLEESGVHGALLALDHTFDHNALALLLQIPTQNTQARAALEREYNNLLAMATERKLEEDDDKNFRRAPSWRKKFRPKDVRGFGASSADTLPASFRVTSSSTSPAMQPKKHQLDGSVSDSEMPSSDWELNEQGL, from the exons CTGCTGCTGGAACATCTGGAGTGTCTGGTGTCCCGCCATGAGCGCTCTCTGAGGATGACGGTGGTGAAAAGGCAGGCCCAGTCTCCCGCcggcgtctccagcgaggtggAGGTCTTGAAGGCCCTGAAATCGCTCTTTGAACACCACAAAGCCCTGGACGAGAAG GTGAGGGAGAGATTGCGTGTTGCTCTGGAAAGGTGCAGTGCGTTGGAGGAACAGTTAACAGTGTCCCATAAAGAG ATCGCCCTGCTCCGAGAGCAGAACAGCCAGAAGAAGGTGCTGATCGACGGCACGGCAGAAATCAACCACAACTCTGAGAACTCTCCCAGCACCAATGGCAAG AGGTCGTCGGACGGCTCGCTGGGCCCTGACGACGAGCTGGGCAAAGTGGCGGAGCTGCAGGACGTGATGGACAGGCAGAGCAAGGAGATGGTGCAGATGAAAGATCGCGTGGTGTCCCTCAGCAACCGGGTGGccgagctggaggaggacctGGACACGGCCCGCAAAGACCTGATCAAATCAGAGGAGATGAACACGCGCCTGCAGAGAGACCTGCGTGAG TCGGTGGCGCAGAAGGACGACATGGAGGAACGCATCACCACCCTGGAGAAGCGCTACCTGGGGGCACAGAGAGAGGCCACGTCCGTGCACGACCTCAACGACAAGCTGGAGAACGAGCTTGCCAACAAGGACTCCCTCTTCCGCCAG ACGGAGGAGAAGAACAGGCAGCTGCAGGAGAGGCTGGAGCTGGCCGAGCAGAAGCTGCAACAGACCATCCGCAAGGCCGAGACGCTCCCCGAGGTGGAGGCGGAGCTTGCTCAGCGGGTCGCCGCCCTCACAAAG GCCGAGGAGCGTCACGGTAACGTGGAGGAGCGTCTGCGGCAGATGGAGGCTCAGCTGGAGGAGAAGAACCAGGAACTGCTCCGG GCTCGTCAGCGGGAGAAAATGAACGAGGAGCACAACAAGCGTCTGTCTGAGACGGTGGATAGGCTCCTCTCGGAGTCCAACGAGAGGCTACAACTCCATCTAAAGGAGAGGATGGCTGCCCTGGAGGACAAG AATGCCCTGATCCGGGAGCTGGATCACACAAAGAAATTGATCGAGGAGGCTCACCATGACAAA GAGCAGCTGCTGATCCAGATGGAGACAATGCGCTCGGAGGGCGAGCAAGACCGGAGCCGAAGCAGCTCCGTGCTGCAGCAGGG GCGGTCTCACATGGGTAGTACTCCAGATTTCAGGTACCCAGTGTCTGCGTCCTCTATGATGGACAGCCATTCAGACCACTACGGCGGCGCCCTGGTGCTCAGGCGGCCCCAGAAGGGGCGGGCCGCTGCCCTGCGTGACGAACCCTGCAAG GTACAGACTCTGAACGAGCAGGAGTGGGAGCGTGTACAGCAGGCCAACGTTTTGGCCAAGGTGGCCTACGCTTTCGAAAGCGACGTGGACGTCTCTGACGTGGAGGATGACCGAGACACGGTCTTCAGCTCGGTCGACCTGCTGTCCCCTGCTGGGCAGGCCGATGCACAAACCCTCGCCCTGATGCTACAGGAACAGCTGGACGCCATCAACAACGAGATAAG GATGAtccaggaggagaaggagaacacTGCGCTCCGCGCCGAGGAGATCGAGTCGCGGGTCGGCAGCGGCGACAGCCTCGGCACTCGCTACCGCTCCGTGGGCTCAATCCCGCCCTCCTTCCcaggctcctccctctctggCTCCTCCCCCCCGGGCTCGGGTCACTCCACCCCTCGACGGGCTCCACGCAGTCCAAACAGGGAGGTGGACCGCATGGGGGTCATGACGCTG CCTAGCGACTTGCGGAAGCATCGTAGGAAG CCCGTGCCAGACGACAAGGCCACCATCAGGTGTGAGACGTCTCCGCCGTCCACCCCCAGGTCCATGAGACTCAGTCGAGGAGGACACGCTGCCAGCCACGAGGACATCAGAGACATCCGAAG CCCTACAGCCCTGCAGGACGGTCAGGGCAGCAACCCTAGTAGCAGCAACAGCAGTCAAGACTCGCTCAACAAGGCTGCCAAGAAAAAGAGCATCAAGTCGTCTATCGGCCGTCTGTTCggcaagaaggagaaggggCGGACGGGTCCCCCAGGTCCCCCCAGCAAGGACTCCCCCAGCcaag CAGGGACTCCGGAGGCAGAGGGCTCCCAGGATCCCATGGTGCTCAGCAAGCTCGGTGGCCCTGGGGAAAAGAACAGGAAGCTGCAGAAGAA GCACGAGCTGCTGGAGGAGGCTCGCAGGCAGGGCCTGCCTTTCGCCCAGTGGGACGGGCCTACCGTGGTCGTCTGGCTGGAG tTGTGGGTGGGCATGCCCGCCTGGTACGTGGCGGCCTGCCGGGCCAACGTGAAGAGCGGAGCCATCATGTCGGCCCTGTCGGACACGGAGATCCAGAGGGAGATTGGCATCAGCAACCCCCTGCACCGCCTCAAACTGCGCCTGGCCATCCAGGAGATCATGTCCCTCACCAGCCCTTCAGCGCCCCCTACCTCCAGAACG TCCACGGGCAATGTTTGGGTTACACATGAGGAGATGGAGAGTCTGGCGGCCACGCCCACTACG GAGGATGACGAGGGTAGCTGGGCCCAG ACTCTGGCCTACGGCGACATGAACCACGAGTGGATTGGTAACGAGTGGCTGCCCAGTCTGGGCCTGCCCCAGTACCGCAGCTACTTCATGGAGTCTCTGGTGGACGCACGCATGCTGGACCACCTCACCAAGAAGGACCTCAGAGGGCAGCTCAAGATGGTGGACAGCTTCCACAG GAATAGCTTCCAGTGCGGCGTGATGTGTTTGAGGCGTCTCAACTATGACCGTAAGGAGCTGGAGAGGCGGCGTGAGGAAGCCCAGcttgaggtcagag ATGTTCTGGTGTGGAGCAACGAGCGTCTGATGAAGTGGGTGCAGTCCATGGGCCTGAAGGAGTACGCTAGCAACCTGGAGGAGAGCGGCGTGCACGGGGCTTTGCTCGCACTGGACCACACGTTTGACCACAACGCACTGGCACTGCTgctgcaaatacccacacagaACACCCAG GCAAGAGCAGCACTGGAGAGGGAATACAACAACCTGCTGGCTATGGCAACAGAGAGAAAACTGGAGGAG GACGATGACAAGAATTTCCGACGAGCCCCTTCCTGGAGGAAGAAGTTCCGTCCTAAAGACGTGCGTGGCTTCGGGGCCAGCTCGGCCGACACGCTGCCAGCCAGCTTCAGGGTGAccagctcctccacctcccccgccATGCAGCCAAAGAAGCACCAGCTGGACG GCAGTGTCTCTGACAGCGAGATGCCCTCTTCAGACTGGGAGTTAAATGAACAAGGACTTTGA
- the ppfia1 gene encoding liprin-alpha-1 isoform X4, which translates to MMCEVMPTISESEVGSNGSGRGSGSPLQSDSEGHFESLMVSMLEERDRLLETLRETQENLGLTQSKLHEISHERDSLQRQLNTALPQEFAALTKEVNMCREQLLEREEEIAELKAERNNTRLLLEHLECLVSRHERSLRMTVVKRQAQSPAGVSSEVEVLKALKSLFEHHKALDEKVRERLRVALERCSALEEQLTVSHKEIALLREQNSQKKVLIDGTAEINHNSENSPSTNGKRSSDGSLGPDDELGKVAELQDVMDRQSKEMVQMKDRVVSLSNRVAELEEDLDTARKDLIKSEEMNTRLQRDLRESVAQKDDMEERITTLEKRYLGAQREATSVHDLNDKLENELANKDSLFRQTEEKNRQLQERLELAEQKLQQTIRKAETLPEVEAELAQRVAALTKPDRCVGSGSKGTKETKGQRKAEERHGNVEERLRQMEAQLEEKNQELLRARQREKMNEEHNKRLSETVDRLLSESNERLQLHLKERMAALEDKNALIRELDHTKKLIEEAHHDKEQLLIQMETMRSEGEQDRSRSSSVLQQGRSHMGSTPDFRYPVSASSMMDSHSDHYGGALVLRRPQKGRAAALRDEPCKVQTLNEQEWERVQQANVLAKVAYAFESDVDVSDVEDDRDTVFSSVDLLSPAGQADAQTLALMLQEQLDAINNEIRMIQEEKENTALRAEEIESRVGSGDSLGTRYRSVGSIPPSFPGSSLSGSSPPGSGHSTPRRAPRSPNREVDRMGVMTLPSDLRKHRRKPVPDDKATIRCETSPPSTPRSMRLSRGGHAASHEDIRDIRSPTALQDGQGSNPSSSNSSQDSLNKAAKKKSIKSSIGRLFGKKEKGRTGPPGPPSKDSPSQAGTPEAEGSQDPMVLSKLGGPGEKNRKLQKKHELLEEARRQGLPFAQWDGPTVVVWLELWVGMPAWYVAACRANVKSGAIMSALSDTEIQREIGISNPLHRLKLRLAIQEIMSLTSPSAPPTSRTSTGNVWVTHEEMESLAATPTTEDDEGSWAQTLAYGDMNHEWIGNEWLPSLGLPQYRSYFMESLVDARMLDHLTKKDLRGQLKMVDSFHRNSFQCGVMCLRRLNYDRKELERRREEAQLEVRDVLVWSNERLMKWVQSMGLKEYASNLEESGVHGALLALDHTFDHNALALLLQIPTQNTQARAALEREYNNLLAMATERKLEEDDDKNFRRAPSWRKKFRPKDVRGFGASSADTLPASFRVTSSSTSPAMQPKKHQLDVYSHYLYRQCL; encoded by the exons CTGCTGCTGGAACATCTGGAGTGTCTGGTGTCCCGCCATGAGCGCTCTCTGAGGATGACGGTGGTGAAAAGGCAGGCCCAGTCTCCCGCcggcgtctccagcgaggtggAGGTCTTGAAGGCCCTGAAATCGCTCTTTGAACACCACAAAGCCCTGGACGAGAAG GTGAGGGAGAGATTGCGTGTTGCTCTGGAAAGGTGCAGTGCGTTGGAGGAACAGTTAACAGTGTCCCATAAAGAG ATCGCCCTGCTCCGAGAGCAGAACAGCCAGAAGAAGGTGCTGATCGACGGCACGGCAGAAATCAACCACAACTCTGAGAACTCTCCCAGCACCAATGGCAAG AGGTCGTCGGACGGCTCGCTGGGCCCTGACGACGAGCTGGGCAAAGTGGCGGAGCTGCAGGACGTGATGGACAGGCAGAGCAAGGAGATGGTGCAGATGAAAGATCGCGTGGTGTCCCTCAGCAACCGGGTGGccgagctggaggaggacctGGACACGGCCCGCAAAGACCTGATCAAATCAGAGGAGATGAACACGCGCCTGCAGAGAGACCTGCGTGAG TCGGTGGCGCAGAAGGACGACATGGAGGAACGCATCACCACCCTGGAGAAGCGCTACCTGGGGGCACAGAGAGAGGCCACGTCCGTGCACGACCTCAACGACAAGCTGGAGAACGAGCTTGCCAACAAGGACTCCCTCTTCCGCCAG ACGGAGGAGAAGAACAGGCAGCTGCAGGAGAGGCTGGAGCTGGCCGAGCAGAAGCTGCAACAGACCATCCGCAAGGCCGAGACGCTCCCCGAGGTGGAGGCGGAGCTTGCTCAGCGGGTCGCCGCCCTCACAAAG CCTGACCGTTGTGTGGGCAGTGGCTCTAAGGGAACTAAGGAGACTAAAGGTCAAAGGAAG GCCGAGGAGCGTCACGGTAACGTGGAGGAGCGTCTGCGGCAGATGGAGGCTCAGCTGGAGGAGAAGAACCAGGAACTGCTCCGG GCTCGTCAGCGGGAGAAAATGAACGAGGAGCACAACAAGCGTCTGTCTGAGACGGTGGATAGGCTCCTCTCGGAGTCCAACGAGAGGCTACAACTCCATCTAAAGGAGAGGATGGCTGCCCTGGAGGACAAG AATGCCCTGATCCGGGAGCTGGATCACACAAAGAAATTGATCGAGGAGGCTCACCATGACAAA GAGCAGCTGCTGATCCAGATGGAGACAATGCGCTCGGAGGGCGAGCAAGACCGGAGCCGAAGCAGCTCCGTGCTGCAGCAGGG GCGGTCTCACATGGGTAGTACTCCAGATTTCAGGTACCCAGTGTCTGCGTCCTCTATGATGGACAGCCATTCAGACCACTACGGCGGCGCCCTGGTGCTCAGGCGGCCCCAGAAGGGGCGGGCCGCTGCCCTGCGTGACGAACCCTGCAAG GTACAGACTCTGAACGAGCAGGAGTGGGAGCGTGTACAGCAGGCCAACGTTTTGGCCAAGGTGGCCTACGCTTTCGAAAGCGACGTGGACGTCTCTGACGTGGAGGATGACCGAGACACGGTCTTCAGCTCGGTCGACCTGCTGTCCCCTGCTGGGCAGGCCGATGCACAAACCCTCGCCCTGATGCTACAGGAACAGCTGGACGCCATCAACAACGAGATAAG GATGAtccaggaggagaaggagaacacTGCGCTCCGCGCCGAGGAGATCGAGTCGCGGGTCGGCAGCGGCGACAGCCTCGGCACTCGCTACCGCTCCGTGGGCTCAATCCCGCCCTCCTTCCcaggctcctccctctctggCTCCTCCCCCCCGGGCTCGGGTCACTCCACCCCTCGACGGGCTCCACGCAGTCCAAACAGGGAGGTGGACCGCATGGGGGTCATGACGCTG CCTAGCGACTTGCGGAAGCATCGTAGGAAG CCCGTGCCAGACGACAAGGCCACCATCAGGTGTGAGACGTCTCCGCCGTCCACCCCCAGGTCCATGAGACTCAGTCGAGGAGGACACGCTGCCAGCCACGAGGACATCAGAGACATCCGAAG CCCTACAGCCCTGCAGGACGGTCAGGGCAGCAACCCTAGTAGCAGCAACAGCAGTCAAGACTCGCTCAACAAGGCTGCCAAGAAAAAGAGCATCAAGTCGTCTATCGGCCGTCTGTTCggcaagaaggagaaggggCGGACGGGTCCCCCAGGTCCCCCCAGCAAGGACTCCCCCAGCcaag CAGGGACTCCGGAGGCAGAGGGCTCCCAGGATCCCATGGTGCTCAGCAAGCTCGGTGGCCCTGGGGAAAAGAACAGGAAGCTGCAGAAGAA GCACGAGCTGCTGGAGGAGGCTCGCAGGCAGGGCCTGCCTTTCGCCCAGTGGGACGGGCCTACCGTGGTCGTCTGGCTGGAG tTGTGGGTGGGCATGCCCGCCTGGTACGTGGCGGCCTGCCGGGCCAACGTGAAGAGCGGAGCCATCATGTCGGCCCTGTCGGACACGGAGATCCAGAGGGAGATTGGCATCAGCAACCCCCTGCACCGCCTCAAACTGCGCCTGGCCATCCAGGAGATCATGTCCCTCACCAGCCCTTCAGCGCCCCCTACCTCCAGAACG TCCACGGGCAATGTTTGGGTTACACATGAGGAGATGGAGAGTCTGGCGGCCACGCCCACTACG GAGGATGACGAGGGTAGCTGGGCCCAG ACTCTGGCCTACGGCGACATGAACCACGAGTGGATTGGTAACGAGTGGCTGCCCAGTCTGGGCCTGCCCCAGTACCGCAGCTACTTCATGGAGTCTCTGGTGGACGCACGCATGCTGGACCACCTCACCAAGAAGGACCTCAGAGGGCAGCTCAAGATGGTGGACAGCTTCCACAG GAATAGCTTCCAGTGCGGCGTGATGTGTTTGAGGCGTCTCAACTATGACCGTAAGGAGCTGGAGAGGCGGCGTGAGGAAGCCCAGcttgaggtcagag ATGTTCTGGTGTGGAGCAACGAGCGTCTGATGAAGTGGGTGCAGTCCATGGGCCTGAAGGAGTACGCTAGCAACCTGGAGGAGAGCGGCGTGCACGGGGCTTTGCTCGCACTGGACCACACGTTTGACCACAACGCACTGGCACTGCTgctgcaaatacccacacagaACACCCAG GCAAGAGCAGCACTGGAGAGGGAATACAACAACCTGCTGGCTATGGCAACAGAGAGAAAACTGGAGGAG GACGATGACAAGAATTTCCGACGAGCCCCTTCCTGGAGGAAGAAGTTCCGTCCTAAAGACGTGCGTGGCTTCGGGGCCAGCTCGGCCGACACGCTGCCAGCCAGCTTCAGGGTGAccagctcctccacctcccccgccATGCAGCCAAAGAAGCACCAGCTGGACG TTTATTCCCATTATCTCTATAGGCAGTGTCTCTGA